A single window of Nicotiana sylvestris chromosome 3, ASM39365v2, whole genome shotgun sequence DNA harbors:
- the LOC138888346 gene encoding uncharacterized protein, giving the protein MVKTEKAKIRRFVGGLAYHIKDTTLAAAVGMTTFSSVVGFAKHLEKDRQQRREEKEHNKKSRTTGRRTQSNGNQSRQNQNFRTSSSHSQSHAEQHSHQQSLCGTCKRQHSGQCKLGFHGCYHCGDIGHIKANCPKLQRNFSGGSTRPSSSSATAVAPPQARGSHNQSGHGAGRGADRVTQGGGQPRLFATLDRQSAEASAEVITGILLVCSHNAYAIMDPGSTFSYVTPYFAINLGLEPEQLSEPFLVSTPVGESVKVTRVYRGCIVSVQGRNTKADLIELEMVDFDVIMGMDWLSSCYAMLDCHAKIVRFQFPNEEVLEWKGSSASLVGKFISYLKAQRMIGKRCLAYLAHVINPESEPPALQSVPIVREFPEVFPDDLPGLPPERIIDFGIDLMPGTQPISIPPYRMAPAELNELREQLKDLLDKGFIRPSVSPWGAPVLFVKKKDRSFRMCFDYRQLNKVTIKNKLTNAPAAFMDLMNRVFKPFLDNFIIVFIDDILVYSKSMEEHEEHLRIALQTLKENELYAKFSKLQRRSLGREIQKLANDGIRLDETEEGDITAYALAQSSLVAHVKAKQDDDPYLVKLKEGVRSKQITAFTLGSDGVLKLNDRLCVLDVDGLRKAIMEEAHSSRYSIHPGAPKMYLDLKELYWWKGMKKQTDGQAERTIQTLEDMLCACVIDFGGNWDDHLPLIEFAYNNNYQASINMAPYEALYGRRCRSPVGWFEPAEVPLIGPEFKRLFDGYKLDWSLRIGPRSIERTDQEISCPEQCVSLSVEAS; this is encoded by the exons ATGGTTAAGACAGAAAAAGCAAAGATTCGCAGGTTTGTTGGCGGTTTGGCTTACCACATTAAGGATACGACATTAGCTGCAGCAGTAGGAATGACAACTTTCTCATCTGTTGTGGGGTTCGCCAAGCACTTAGAAAAAGACAGACAACAAAGGAGAGAAGAGAAAGAGCATAACAAGAAATCCCGGACAACAGGCAG ACGTACTCAGAGTAATGGAAATCAGTCTCGCCAGAATCAGAAttttaggacatcatcctcacatagCCAGAGTCATGCTGAGCAACATTCACACCAGCAAAGTCTTTGTGGAACATGTAAGCGGCAACATTCAGGTCAGTGCAAGCTCGGGTTTCATGGTTGCTACCATTGTGGAGACATTGGTCATATAAAGGCCAACTGCCCAAAGTTGCAACGTAATTTCAGTGGTGGATCAACTCGTCCTTCTAGTTCCTCAGCTACTGCAGTTGCACCACCTCAGGCTCGTGGTTCTCATAATCAGTCCGGGCATGGAGCAGGCAGAGGTGCAGACCGAGTTACTCAGGGAGGGGGACAACCCCGTTTGTTTGCTACACTTGATCGTCAGAGTGCAGAGGCATCTGCagaagttattacaggtatacttttagtctgctcacataatgcttatgccataatggatccaggttcaacattttcatatgtgactccatactttgcaattaaccTCGGACTAGAACCTGAACAACTTAGTGAGCCATTCCTAGTATCTACTCCAGTTGGCGAGTCAGTGAAAGTCACCAGAGTCTATAGAGGCTGTATAGTTTCAGTCCAAGGTCGCAACACCAAAGCTGATCTCATAGAGttagaaatggtggattttgatgtgatcatgggtatggattggttgtcttcctgctatgccatgttagattgtcatgccaagatagtcaggttccaatttccaaatgaagaagtctTAGAGTGGAAAGGTAGTTCAGCATCGcttgtaggtaagtttatttcttatcttaaggcacaacgaatgatcggtaagaggtgtctcgcctatttggctcacgttattaatccagaatcagaaccaccagcTCTTCAGTCAGTGCCAATTGTTAGAGAATTTCCAGAAGTTTTCCCAGATGACCTTCCCGGACTTCCTCCCGAAAGAATCATAGACTTCGGCATTGATCtcatgccaggcactcagcccatatctataccTCCCTATAGGATGGCTCCAGCAGAACTTAATGAGTTGAGAGAACAGTTGAAAGACCTTCTTGACAAGGGCTTCATCAGGCCGAGTGTTTCACCGTGGGGTGCTCCGGTCCTGTTTGTCAAAAAGAAAGATAGGTCTTTCAGAATGTGTTtcgactatcggcagttgaataaagttaccattaagaacaa gttgacaaatgctccagctgcattcatggaCCTCATGAACAGAGTTTTCAAGCCATTCCTGGATAACTTTATTATCGTGTTTATAGacgatattttggtatactctaAGAGCATGGAAGAACATGAAGAACACCTTAGAATAGCCTTGCAGACCTTGAAGGAGaatgagctttatgccaagttttcaaaac tacaaagacgatctttgggtcgagaaattcaaaaactagcAAATGATGGAATTAGATTGGATGAGACTGAAGAAGGAGACATAACTGCTTATGCCTTAGCGCAATCCTCCCTTGTTgcgcatgttaaggctaagcaagacgacgatccgtacttagtgaaattaaaagaaggagtcaGAAGCAAACAAATCACTGCTTTCACTCTAGGAAGTGacggagttttgaagttgaatgatcggTTATGTGTGCTTGATGTAGATGGTCTTAGGAAGGCCATAATGGAGGAAGCCCACAGTTCGAGGTACTCTATCCACCCAGGTGCCCCCAAAATGTATCTAGATTTGAAAGAGTTGTATTGGTGGAAGGGcatgaagaaacaa ACTGATGGACAGGCAGAAAGGACCATTCAGACTCTCGAAGATATGCTGTGTGCatgtgttatagattttggaggaaattgggatgatcacttgccacttatagaatttgcttacaataacaactatcaAGCCAGCATTaatatggctccttatgaagcaTTGTATGggcggagatgtaggtctccggtgggttggtttgaaccagcagaggtgccgttgattggtccagagttt AAACGATTGTTTGACGGGTATAAATTGGACTGGAGTCTACGTATTGGCCCAAGGAgtattgag AGAACTgaccaggaaatctcatgtcctgagcagtgcgtcagtttatcagtagaggcttcatag
- the LOC104218846 gene encoding BTB/POZ and TAZ domain-containing protein 1-like encodes MSPNNFATDFNGVSGEMPEADIQIITSGGRRIPAHSTVLAAASSVLESILVRPQKRRSSEKTIRILGVPCDAVSVFVQFLSSFKCSEEQMEKHGIHLLALSHVYLVPQLKQRCTKGLAEQLTIKNAVDVLQLARLCDAPDLYLKCLKFISTNFKKVEKTEGWKFLQDHDSLLELEILQFMDEADSRKKRTRRHRREQNLYLQLSEAMDCIEHICTEGCTSVGPCHEEPCTKKLPCSKFKTCQGVQLLIRHFATCKRRVNGGCLRCKRMWQLLRLHSSICDKPDECRVPLCRQFKMKVQQKGDDALWESLVRKVVSARTISSLSLPKRKREEEPKMNLDHHQARSLSTTRCQ; translated from the exons ATGTCGCCTAATAACTTTGCCACCGATTTTAATGGAGTTTCCGGCGAAATGCCTGAAGCCGACATTCAAATCATCACCTCCGGTGGCCGCCGCATTCCAGCACATTCTACTGTTCTG GCTGCGGCTTCTTCAGTTCTGGAGAGCATACTGGTTCGGCCGCAAAAGCGACGGAGCTCCGAGAAAACCATTCGGATTCTGGGTGTTCCCTGCGACGCCGTTTCCGTGTTTGTCCAGTTTCTCTCTTCTTTCAA GTGCAGTGAGGAGCAGATGGAGAAACATGGAATTCATCTTCTAGCACTCTCTCATGTGTATTTGGTACCACAACTAAAACAGAGATGCACAAAGGGATTAGCTGAGCAATTGACCATTAAAAATGCGGTAGATGTGCTTCAACTGGCCAGGCTCTGTGATGCACCTGATCTTTATCTCAAGTGCTTGAAATTTATATCAACCAATTTCAAGAAAGTTGAGAAGACTGAGGGTTGGAAGTTCCTCCAAGATCATGACTCTCTGCTTGAACTTGAAATTCTGCAGTTCATGGATGAGGCTGACTCG AGGAAGAAGAGGACAAGAAGACACAGACGGGAGCAGAACTTGTATTTACAGCTAAGCGAAGCAATGGATTGTATAGAGCACATATGCACTGAAGGATGCACCAGCGTGGGGCCATGTCACGAGGAGCCCTGCACAAAGAAGCTTCCATGTAGCAAATTCAAAACATGTCAAGGCGTCCAGCTCCTTATTCGACACTTCGCTACGTGTAAGAGAAGGGTGAATGGAGGTTGTTTGCGATGCAAAAGGATGTGGCAACTCCTTAGATTGCACTCTTCTATTTGTGACAAACCTGATGAATGCCGAGTTCCACTGTGCAG ACAATTCAAAATGAAGGTGCAACAAAAGGGAGATGATGCGCTATGGGAATCACTTGTTAGAAAGGTGGTGTCAGCCAGAACCATATCCTCACTATCTTTGCCCAAAAGAAAGAGAGAAGAGGAACCAAAGATGAACTTAGACCATCATCAAGCAAGAAGCTTGTCGACAACTCGGTGTCAGTAG
- the LOC104232381 gene encoding uncharacterized protein produces MSSSPPHKLKRSITHERYDDIEDSIIFDKSDFDDLSFPHYDDLVITLCIADTDVKRIMVDDSSSACIIHPRVLVQMRLEDKIIPCCIMLTGFNNAVEQTLGKIVLPVLARGVTLETTFHVMNQETAYNAIIGHPWIHTMRAIPSSLYQVIKFPTLWGMFSIRGEHHTAQEFYRIAQDCTHTQQLKGANVEA; encoded by the coding sequence ATGTCAAGTTCACCACCACATAAGCTCAAACGATCAATCACTCACGAGCGGTATGATGACatcgaagacagtatcatcttcgataagtcagatttCGACgatttgtctttccctcactatgatgatCTTGTTATCACTTTATGTATCGCAGAtactgatgtaaaaagaataatggtagatgacAGTAGCAGCGCATGTATTATCCATCCTCGAGTTCTCGTACAGATGAGACTCGAAGATAAAATTATACCATGCTGTATAATGCTAacaggttttaataatgcagttgaGCAGACTTTGGGGAAAATAGTGCTACCCGTCCTAGCTAGAGGAGTCACCCTGGAAACAACATTTCACGTCATGAACCAAGAAACGGCTTATAACGCCATCATAGGGCACCCGTGGATACACACCATGCGAGCGATACCTTCCAGTCTCTATCAAGTGATCAAGTTTCCTACCCTATGGGGAATGTTCAGCATTCGAGGGGAGCACCACACCGCACAAGAATTCTATCgcatcgcccaagattgcacacacaccCAACAACTCAAAGGAGCAAATGTGGAAGCATAG